Below is a window of Treponema primitia ZAS-1 DNA.
GACGAGATCCTCAAACTCTACCTTTTCGGCAATCTTTCCAAGGACGAAATCGTCAAGCGGGGCTGGGAAGCGGATCTGGTAAGCCGCATTATCCGCACCGTGGCCCGGTCGGAGTTCAAACGCCGCCAGGCGCCGCCGGTACTCAAGGTAAGTCCCCGGGCCTTTGGGATGGGCCGCAGAATGCCCATAGCGCGGAGTGTGTACGAGATTGGAGAGCGGAATTAGTGTAAAATTTTCAAAATTAGCTTTTTTCCCTTTCCCCGTACGTGAATACCCCTGCCTTTACCTTTTCACTTTCGAAATATTCCCACTCGCAGTCGAGAGCCCCCAAAAGAAGATTTTTAGTGATACGACAGGATGTGGTACGGGAAAAATTTTCGATATTGGTAGTATCAATGACATCGCAGTAAAAAGATGAGAAACGCTTAAACCAGGGAAACTCGGCGAAGTACCCAAGCCAGGTCTCGGCATAGGGACATTTGACGCCTCCCATGGAAGGGTTCCATGCACTCCACGCGATAGAAGGAAGATCATTTACCGTTGAAAAATTCTCCAGGTTTTTTTCCAGACCCTGCGTATCAGCCCTGCTTCGGGCGCCATCGGTACGATCAAGGCCCAATCGGAATATCGTCTTCTGTACCGCCTTAAGAGCAGCTTCTTCCCCTACCGTTTCTACCAGGGTCCTGCAAAATTGAAAATACAACATGGCAAACTGACGGCACGCCGCCCGAACATCGCCTATACTCGCTGTTTTTTGATTATCACTCATTTACTTACCCCTTTTCTTCAAGCGCTACTATAGCAACAAAAGGCAATTTTAGCCATACTAAGCTCATTATGAAACTGACCGTCCTCGGTTCCGGTACTTCCCACGGAATCCCCGTCATAGGCTGTTCCTGTCCGGTATGCCATTCCGAAGATCCCCGGGATAACCGTATGCGGGCCTCCGTTTATATTGAAGGTGATGACGGGGAACGGGTAGTCATTGATATGGGGCCGGAATTCAGGATCCAGGCGCTGCGGACGGGGATCAGTTCCCTGGATGCGGTGTTTCTGACCCATGCCCATGCGGATCATGTCCACGGCCTGGACGATGTCCGATCCCTAAGCTATAAGCGGGAAATACCTATCTACGGGAATGCCAAAACCATGGCGGAAATTGAAGAACGATTTAGCTACGCCTTTAAAAACACCCAGCGGGGAGGCGGGAAACCCCGTATCAGCCTAAATCCTGTGGAGAGGCCCGTACAAATCGGCAGCCTTACCCTGACCCCCATACCGCTTAAGCACGGAGCGCTGGATATCCTGGGATGGATGATACAGGAAGACCCCCGGAACCAAGGTTCCGGGGACAAAAGTTCCTTCGCGGTGTACCTGACGGATACCAGCGCCATTCCCCCTGAATCCCTGGATCTGATACGGGGGGCGGCGCTTCTTATCATTGACGGGCTGCGTGTGCAGCCCCACGAAACTCACTTCAGTTTTGAACAGGCCCTGAGCGTGGGAGCGGAAATTCGGGCGCCAAGGGTGTACCTTACCCATATTTGCCATAACCATTCCCACCGGGAAATCAAAGATTTCTGTAATCGTTTCCGGGAAGAGCGGCGCCTGGGAGAAACGGTTATGGAACCGGCCTATGACAGCATGGAACTGGAGCTAAAAAAATCCGGAAAACCTTGCGAAAATAAGTCTTCCTAGGCATAATTAGAGCGGAGATATGCGAAACTTTGTTTCGCTTCGATTATATTGTGCGGCAGCTGCCGTACTAAATAAGGGGTATATTGTGGGTTCAACTTTTAATCCTGAAGAATTAGCTGATTTTGCCCGTTACCACGGGTTTCATTATGATACTGTCGATCCCGTCCAACTGGTTCGGGATATCCGCTTTGATATGGAGCGGGGCCTGCGGGGGCAGAGTTCCAGCCTTCCCATGATTCCCACCTATATCAACCCCGGGAACCGGATACCCGCGGGAAAAGCTGTAATCGCCCTGGACGCCGGGGGAACAAACCTTAGGGCGGCCCGGATACGGTTTGACGAAAAGGGCAAGGCCCTAGCCGAGGGAACTCGAAAGGTCCCCATGCCCGGCACTAAGGGCCGCCTAAGCGCGGAACAGTTTTTCGACGCAATCGCCGATGTCACCGAACCCCTTCTTACGGAAGGCGGCGATATCCAGGGCATCGGGTTTTGTTTTTCCTACCCCATGGAGATAACCAAGGAGGCTGATGGGATACTCATGGCCTTTAGCAAGGAAGTGGAGGCCCCGGAGGTAATTGGCAAGTCCATAGGCCAGGGACTTCGGGATGCCTTGGCAAGAAAAAAGCAAAAAGCCCCGGAAAAAATCGTTCTCCTCAACGATACGGTAGCTACCCTGCTCTGCGGCATGGGAGAGATTCCTCCGGACCTTGGCAAAGGGGACGGGCCGGATACGTACGGCATAGGGGGCGGCCCGGTTATCGGCTTCATTCTGGGAACCGGATTCAATACCGCTTACCCGGAAAAGAGCATCCCAAAGATCGGCTTCCAGTCCGAATCCTCCCCCCAAATTGTGGTTTGCGAGACCGGTACCTTCGCCCCCCGTTACCTGGGATACCTGGATAAGGAATATGATGCCACCACAAAAAGCCCCGGCGCCTATCTACAGGAAAAAGCTTCCGCCGGCGCTTACCTGGGTCCCCTCAGTTTTCATATTCTCAAACAGGCCCTGAAGGATGGTGTTTTGAAATTTAAAAAGTCCGGCGAATTCCTCGCCTGGCCTACCCTGCAAACCATGGACCTGAATTCCTTTTTACGAGCCCCCCTTGCCATGGAGGGTCCCGTGGGGCAGCTCTTCGGCAAGGATGAACGGGACGCCCTGAGCTCCTTTGTCTACCTTAGTTCTATTATTACCAAGCGGGCCGCCCTTCTTTCCGCAGGGGTACTTGCCGCCACAATGGAACGGATGGACGCCGGTTATGATCCTCTCGCCCCGGTACGAATAGCCGTGGAGGGAACTACCTATGTGCGCTACAAGGGCATGAGAGAAGCCCTGGAATCCTACCTGCATACCATGCTGAATGCCGATAAACCCCGGTTCTATGTCATATCCCCGGTGGAACAAGCCAGCCTCTTCGGCGCCGGCGTGGCCGCCCTAACGGAGTAAGTATTGACCCTGATGAAGGATAGCAGTAGGATTAAGAACGATTAACTATAAAGGGGGCGGTTTTTGTTAAACTCATCTAATTCCTTATATTATAACGAATTACCCCACACACACATGGTTTCGTTGTTTCCCGTATTTATTTCCATAATATTCGGTTATCAATGAAGTTGCCCGGGATTATACCCGGGTACTTTTATACCTATTTTTTCTATAAGGAGTAACAGAATGAAAAAAACCAAGTCATTGGTAGTGATGACAGTACTGGCGCTGTCAGTTTTCTTCCTCCTCATTGCCTGCGGTGAGGAAACAATCGAAAGCTTGGCTGAGAAAAATAGGGATGCCCTTATAGACGCCACTAAGGCTACGGAAGAAGGATTTACAGCTACAGCTAAGGATAAAGACGGTATGGATGTACCTGTTTCTATCCAGTTTGGTACAGAGATAATTCTTAAAGTTGGGGAAGGGGAAAGCGCAGAGGAAGGACACTATCAATGGACCATTGACGAAAAAACTATCACATTAAAAGGAGCCGGGGCCGACGGTGGGGATGTGACACTAGGATACGTTATTAATGATGATAAGACTCTCTCCATCACCAGCGGATTAGACAAAATTAAGGGCGCGGAGAACTTAGAGGAAAGCCTTGTTTCCAACGAGAATCCCGCCCTGGCAAAACCGGCGGAAGAAGCAACCAAGCCCGATAGCGGGAGCGGCGATGTAAAAGACGCCACGGTATATCAGCGAAACTGGCAGAACGGGTCCGATCAATTAACCCCAGTATCCGGCAATGCAACGGTAAGTTTGGTATTGTACAAAAACGATGAGGATACAAACCCTACCCGTGTGGATATCGGAACTATTACCAAGGGCAAACTGAGCTTCACCCTTCCTGCGGAAAGCAAATTTAACACTTACCTGGCCACGCTATCAAGTGAGCCGGAGCTGGCAAATCTTAAAATAAGTAACCCAGCGGCTAAGGCGCTTACTCTGGGTGGCGGGTTCGCACTACTTAACAATGCAGGGCAAGAAATTGGCGATCTCCGTTTTGAGAAAGACACTACAACCGGCAATGATGACATTACGTATTGGTATTTTGACAGGGATGTTAAAATCACCGGTACCGTAATCCAAGAAGCAGAGGATGAGGATGATTGGAGCGGTACAATTACAATTAATATCGATGCGAAAAAGGGCTGGAATAAAGTACGGAATTCTGAAACAGGTAATGAAAAAACGCGATCGTTTACATCTACCATAACAATCTGGACCGGCAGCACATCAGATTATAAATGGGTCTATGAACAGCATGGAAGCAACAGCGGTCTCGATTCCGATACCTCTGCAACCGGCGGTGAGCTCCAGAAGGTCACCGGGGATCAACTCGCTACAGAGTTTGCAGAACAGTCCGGAGGTCAGGTTAAAAAAAGTGATATCTTAGGGAAAACCTTCCAAGAAATAGCTGATTTGTCCGGAATAGGCCTTGGATTTTTTCAATCTCTGGTTTTCACGGATAAAGAAGGTAAAAACCCGGTTCAGGGTACTACCAAAATAACCGCGAGCGCCGTTTTTTACTTGGATGAAAGTGGTGGTGAAGACCCCTACAACCCCGGCTCTGGCGGTACGCTCCAGAAGGTCAGCGGGAATGACATCGCGAAAGTATTAGTGGAACAATTAAAAGAATTTGGAATCAATAAGACAGAGGATCAGATTTTAGGTCAAACATTCTCAGCGATTGTTGAGAACAATACGCAAGGTCTCCAGATACTTCAACAGAATATCTTCAAGGATGCAAATGGTACACCGGTTGCGGGTACTGACAAACTAGTTGCAAGTACCGATTATTGGGTATACGGATACGACGAAGGGTACGAAGACAACTCAGGCTATGGCGATACAACAACCGGCGGCGGTTGGAAACCCGGTAGCGACGATGCAACAACCGGTAGTGGGAAGCTCCAGAGGATCACCGGGATCGAGCTTTCTGAGGAGGCTGGGTCTGATATCTTGGGGAAAACATTCCAAGACCTAGCTACCATAATCGGAATACCCTTTGATTTTCTTCAATATACGTTTTTCACGGATGAAGCTGGTAAAAACCCGGTTAAAAGTACTACCAGAATAACAACGGACGCCGTTTTTTACGTATTGATTGGCGACAACATAACCGGCGGTGAAGACTCCGACTTGGGCAACGGTTACCCCATCTATAGTGAACCACCCTTGGTCGGCAGCGGTAAGCTCCAGAGGATTACCGGGATCGAGCTCGCTCTTGGGTTTGGGTCTGATATCTTTGGGAAAACATTCCAAGAGCTAGCTACCATAATCGAACTACCCTTTGAATTTCTTCAACTTGTGTTTTTCACGGATGAAGCCGGTAAAAACCCTGTTAGCAGTACTACCAGAATAACAACGGACGCCGTTTTTTACGTATTGGAGGAGTTTGCCGCCCCCAGCTCTGGCGACAGCGGTGTGTACCCCTCCCCCAGCTCTGGCGACAGCGGTGTGATTCTCCGGGCAACTCGCCGGACTTTCTAATCTGATTGTAAGCACTGTCCGGGCCGGTATTTCGGCTCGAACAGTGCTTTTTTTATAACCCTGGCAGTCTTCTCTGAACCGAAAAAAAAGCTGTCCAAATAGCGTTTTAAAACTTTTGGACAGCCCCATATTACGTAAACTACAAGATCAGGTAACTACTTCCAGGAAGCTGGGGATCATTTCCCCGGAGAAGTAGAAGAGACCGCGGCCAAGCTGGTCGGCGTCCCAAACCCGCTGGGGATTATCCGGATAGGCGGTGTACCCGCCGCAGTAGGTCTCGATCCGGTTGCCCGAGGGTTCCCAGAAGTAGATGGTGGTACCGCGGGTAATGGCGTGCCGTGTGGGCCCGATGTCCAGCTTCAGATGGTTGATGGCGATCAGGTCTGCAGCGTTGAGTACGTCCTGCCAGGTCTCCAGGAAGAATGCGAAGTGGTGCATCTTGCCGGGCTTGGGATATTCCACAAAGGCCAGGTCGTGGGCCTTGTTGGAGCCGGTGATCCAGGCGGCAAGCCGTTTCCCGTCGGGGGTGTTACACACCTCGGGAACGTACATACCAAAAACCTCTTTCATGAACCGTTCCGCCTCGTCAATGCCGGGTCCGTAGAGGAGGAAGTGATCCAGCCTGGTGGCCCGCATACCCCGGGGCTGTTCGTGCCATATGTCGGGGTTCTTGATCGGCGGGAACTTCTTGGCCAGTTCCACATCACTGTAAATCTGCAGCTGATGGCCGGTACAGATGGTAAAGGCGTAGCGTTTTCCAAAACCGGGCTGTTCATCGTTTGCCTTGAGTTCCGTTACCTTATAACCGAATTTTTCGGTCTTTGCCTTAATGTCCTCCAGGGTCTTGGCGTCGGCCACCTTAAAGGCTACATAATCAAGCCCCGCCTCAGGAGCCTTGCGGAGTACCACGCTGTGGTGATCAAATTCATCATAGCACTTCAGCAATACCCGGCCATCGCTGGTCCGGCCGACTTCGTCCAATCCGACGATGTTCTTGTAGCAATCCAGGGTCTTTTCCAGATCCAGCACCCGCAGCTGAATAAGTCCGGGACGCAATGTCGCAGTAAATCCCATATCAAACCTCCATGCGTTAAATATTTGTTTCCACCCGCCGGACCGTAAGATCACTGCGGGGTTGAACACAACACAAAAGAACTATCCCCTCTTTTTTATCATCCTCCGAAATATGGGCGGCGCTCATAGTCTTAAATGCAAACCATTCCCCGGAACTTATCCGCACACGGCAGGCGCCGCATCCCCCGCCGGCGCAGCCATAACTCACCGGACCGGTACGGGCGCGGATCATGGCCGCAAAAACCGATTCATCTTCCCCGCAGGGAAAAGCTTTCCCCACTTCCGGTACGCTGACCTGCCACGTTTTCCCCATGACAAACTCCGTTACCGCCTACTTTTTCTGCGATAATTGATAAGCCACATCCACTATCATATCTTCCTGGCCGCCCACCATACGGCGCTTGCCGAGCTCCACCAGGATATCCCGGGGAGGTATACCGAATTTTTCCGCCGCACGCCGGGTATGGAGGAGGAAACTGGAATAGACCCCCGCATAGCCCAGCATAAGAGAATCGGTGCGAACCACCTGGGGACGCTGCATCAGGGGCTCAACCACATCCTCCGCAAGGTCCATGAGGTCAAAACTTTTTACCCCCGTATTATAACCCAGCCGTTCCAATACCGCACAGAAAACCTCACCCTGGGTATTCCCGGCCCCGGCCCCCAGCCCCCGGCAGGTAACATCGATGTAGAGGGCGCCCTCTTCCACCGCCGCCAAAGAATTGGCAACCGCCAGGGACAGGTTATTATGGGAATGGAAGCCCACAGGAATATTAATTGCCGCCTTGAGCGCACTAACCCGGGCGCGGACATCATCGGGAACCATGTACCCCGAAGAATCCGCCAGATTGATATAGTCGGCGCCGGCATCGGCAAAGAACTTCGCCTGCTCCACAATTTTTTCAGGAGACGCCATGTGGGTCATCATGAGGAAGCCCACGGCGAACATCCCCGCCTGTTTTGCCCAGGCGATATGCTGGACGGCGATATCCGCCTCGGTTACATGGGTGGCTACCCGTACCGCGTTGGCCCCCCGTTCCTGGGCTTTTTTCAGGTCCTCTATAGTACCTATCCCCGGCAGGAGCAGTACCGCCAACTTGGCGTTCTTTATTACTTTTCCTGCGGCCTCGATCAGCTCCAGCTCATCCACCTTGGAAAACCCGTAGTTTATCGACGAACCGGTTATGCCGTCCCCGTGGCTAATCTCAATAATATCGATCCCGGCCCTATCCAGCCCCCCCGCTATGGCCACTGCCTGTTCCACGGTAAAAGAATGGCTTACCGCATGGCTGCCGTCCCGCAGGGTAGTATCAACAATATTAATCTTATTCGTATTTATTTTAGCAGCGCCCATACTATGCCTTTCCTCCCAGCAGTTTTACCGCCAGCTTTTCCGCAACGGCCACTGCGGCCTGGTTAATGATATCCAGGTTCCCCGAATACGCGGGAAGGAAATCCCCCGCCCCCTCAACCTCTACTATCACCGTTACCTTATTGCCTTCGATCACCGGAGGAAGCCGCAGACGATACCCGGGAACATAACTCTGTACTTCCCGGATAATATCGTTCACCGACTCGGTAATTTTTTTCGCATCGGGGTTCTTCACCAGGGCATAGACCGTGTTGGTCATCATCAGGGGCGGGTCCGCAGGGTTCAGTACGATGATAGCTTTACTGCGATCCGCTCCACCCACCACGCGAAGGGCCTTGGAGGTGGTCTCGGTAAATTCGTCGATGTTCGCCCGTGTCCCGGGACCGGCGCCCTTGGATGAAATACAAGAGACAATCTCCGCATACTCCACGTCCGCCGCCCGGTTAATGGCGTAGGCAATGGGTATGGTGGCCTGGCCGCCGCAGGTGACCATGTTAAAGTCCACCTCGTCGGCGAGCTTGTCCAAGTTTACGCAGGGCACCACATAGGGTCCTACCGCCGCGGGGGTCATGTCGATGGAGATTTTCCCGGCAGCCTTGAGGATAGCGGAATTGTGAAGATGGGCCTTGGCGCTGGTGGCGTCAAAAACAATTTTGATTTCCCGGTCCTCCGCCACGGCGTCCACACCTTTAATGGAGGTTTTAAACCCCAGGGCTGCGGCCCGCTTAATGCCTTCGGATTCCACGATACCGGTCATCATGTGCATCTGGAGATGCTTGCTCTTCATAACCTTGTACATCAAATCACTGCCGATGTTTCCCGGGCCAATGATTCCCACCTTTATTTTTTCCATTTCCAATCACCCCTCATTACATACAAAACGAACATGAAGAATTTCAACCGCAAAGACTTTATAACCGTAAAGTCAACATTTACAGTTATAAACTCTTCGCAGTTATACTATCTACACAAACTGCGCTTCCACCGTCCCCAGGGTGGAAAATTCCGCCTTGAAACTATCGCCCTTGGCGGCCAGGGGCGCCGCGGAGAAGGCCCCGGAAAGTATCACTTCCCCGGCCTTAAGGGTTACACCGTAGGTCCAGAGCCGGTTCGCAAGCCAGGCCACGGAAATACAAGGGTCTCCCAGGACCGCTGCGCCGGTACCCTCTCCCACCAACTCGCCCTGGTTCTTATAGAGCTTCATGGCTACCTTGGTAAGATCCACATCGCTGAGCCGAACCTTGTTGGCCCCCAGCACGTAGCGCCCGGAAGAGGCATTATCAGCAATAGTGTCGGGGAGCTTGATTTTCCAGTCGGCGATACGGCTGTCCACGATTTCAAAGGAGGCTACCACATAGTCCGTAGCCTTGATTACATCTTCCCGGGTAACCTTACCGCCGGCAAGATCCGCCTTGAGGATAAAGGCTATCTCCCCCTCGATCTTCGGCTGGAGTAAGGCCGCGGTGTTTACCGTACCATCCTTGCAGTCCATGGCTGCGTAGAGATGTCCGTAATCGGGTTCATTAACCCCCATCTGCTTCTGGATACCCGGAGAGGTAAGGCCTATCTTCTTCCCGGAAATAACATGCCCCAGGGAAAGGACGGCCTTTACATTTTCCAGTTGGATCTGGTAGGCATCGTCAACAGTAAGACTGCTATCCTGCCCGGTCAGGGGAGCAATAGCCTTACGGTTCCGTTCCGCCTGGTAAAGCTTTTCGGCGTAGACCTTGATCTTCGCGGCGTCCATGACTACCTCTTAAAGAAACTGCGGGTTAAGTCCGCGAATTCCTGGGTATGTTCAATCTGGGTCCAGTGACCGCAGTGACCGAATACATGGAGCTGGGCCTTGTCGATAAGCTTGAGCAGCTTATAGGAGTTATCCAGGGGGATTACCCGGTCTTCCCGGCCGTGAACGATGAGGGTCTCGTGGGGGATGTTCCGGATAAAATTCTCATTACCCGCCATGGCCTCCACCCCCTTCTGCCGGGGCTCGGGGAACAGGGCGTGGAAACTCTCCTGGAAACCGGGCTGGATACTGGATTCATACCGGCTTTTAACAAGGTCCTTGGTAGCAAAACTGTGGTCATAGGTGAAGATTTCCAGCAATTCCTCCATATGTTCTATGGAAGGTTCGTAACCCCAAACCTGGTCCAGTCCGTAGGTGATGGGGAAGCTCACCCCCATAGCCCCCATGAGCACCAGTTTGTTTACCCGCTGGGGGTATTTGATCGCCAGAGACAGGGCCAGGGCGCCGCCGAAGGAATTCCCCACCAGGTTGGTTTTTTCGATTTTAAGGGCATCCAGCAAATCAATGGTCTGCTCCACCCAGCCGTTCATGGTCTCCACCCGGCCCGGGACCCGTTCGGTAAAGCCGAAGCCGGACATATCCGGGGCGATAATGCGGAAATCGTCTTTTAAAAGGGGGAATAACTTATTCCAGTTTGCCCAGGCGGTTACCCCCGGGCCGGAACCGTGAAGCAGGGTTACCGGAAAACCCTTACCCAAATCATGATAATTAGTTTTGAACGAACCTGTTTGGATACTATTCGCTATTTCAGGTCTTTGCTCAGCCATGGTACATCACTCCTTATTGATTTTTTTAATCCCAATTTCCTTACAGGGGAAAATATAATTCTGTACGCACTTTGGGGATTTGTCAAGAAAAATACATGATAAAAATACTATAAAAAGGGTAATTATTACAAAAATATTAATGTATCGCCCTAGGATTTATCCCATATAGCGGTTTCGTCAAACCCATCGCTTTCCCGTATCCGCTGAATAGTAACGTCGAGATGCTCTTCCATAATTGCCTCGGTTTTGGCCTTATCCCCTGCTTTCAGCGCGTCAATCAAGGCCCGGTGATAGGTCAGACCATCCCGGTGGCCCAGAAGACGGACTATGTCCATCATGGCCACCGAAAGCATATCGTTAATCAGGGAGTAAACCTTAAGGATGATGGAATTCCGGGTTATTTCGGCAATACGGTAATGGAATGCCAGGTCCGCTTCGCTGAATGCTTTGAGATCCGCCACCGCTCCCACCATAACCGCATAGATTTCTTCCAGAGAGTCTATGTCTTCGGGACTTACCCGTTCCTGGGCCATGCCGGCGGAACCTTTTTCGATGATTTTCCGGTATTCCAGGATGGTGATAAGATCCTGATTCTGGCGGAGCTGCAGGAGGGGATGAAAGGTATCGACTTTCTCTATAGAAGAAAAATTCTTTACAAAGGTTCCGCCCCCGTGTTTGGTCTCCACAAGCCCCAGAATTTCCAGCTGCTGCAGGGCCGTTCGGATAGTTACCCGGCTTACCCCGTATAGAGCGCAAAACTCATGCTCCGAGGGAAGTTTTTCCCCCTCCTTCCATACCCCCTTCATGAGTTGTTCCTTAATTTTACGATAAACTTGAGCCCGGAGAGGTTCGGCCTTTATTTTGGGGATTTCATGCATAAATGGTTCCTGCTTATGCATATAATAAGTTTCTCCTTTTGTCTATGAACTATTCTGAAAAATTGATTTTATTTGACAAATACCTTCTTGTATGGAATAATAAGTTGTCATACAAGTTCCCGATTACGGAAACCAGGAGGAGTTTTTATGCTAAAGCCGGAACAAAAAAAGGAGCTTGAAAAAATAACCCTGCAGCTGCGCCGCGATTTAGTAGAAATGATCGGTATCGGTGTGGCCGGTCATTTAGGCGGTTCGAGTTCCCTGGCGGAAACCATGGCGGTGTTGTACTTCAACAAGATGAATTTCAGCGCCGATCGTCTGAAGGACCCCAACCGGGATCGGCTGGTACTGTCCAAGGGCCATGCGGCGCTGATTCAGTATGCGGCGCTCTGTGAAAAGGGTTGTTTTCCCCGAGAAGAGCTGAAGCGGGTAAAGAAGTTGGATGCCCTGCTCCAGGGTCACCCCGATCTGTCCATCCCCGGCATTGAAGCGGTCACCGGGTCCCTGGGCCAGGGACTTTCCATTTCCCTGGGTCTGGCCCTGGCGCTACGGCTGAACAAAAGCCCCGCCCGGGTTTACACCATCATGGGAGACGGCGAGCAGTCCGAAGGCCAGCTCTGGGAGGCGTCCATGGCGGCGGCAAATTTCAAGATTGATAACCTTACCGCCTTTTTAGACTGGAACAGCGTTCAGGCCACGGGGGCCACAAAGGATATATTCAATATCCCCGACCTGGATAAAAAATGGACCAGTTTCGGCTGGCACAGTATCAATGTCGATGGTCATACGGTTGAGGCAATCCTGAACGCCATCGAAGAGGCGGAAACCATTAAGGGCAAGCCGACATTGATCATTCTGAAAACTATTAAGGGTAAGGGCTTCTCCTTTGCGGAGGGAAATCCCGCATATCATAACGGTATCCTCACCGAAGAAACCTACAAACAAGCGCTCAAGGAACTGGACGCCATAAAGGCAGGGTTATAATTATGGAAAAACAAAGTTTGAGAAAAGCCTACGGAGATGCCCTGGTAGAACTGGGTAAACAGAATTCCGATGTGGTAGCCCTGGAAGCGGACCTGGGCAAATCGACCATGTCCTGTCTTTTCAAGGACGCCTTCCCCGACCGGTACTTTGAAATGGGTATTGCCGAACAAAACATGGCATCCACCTCCGCGGGGCTTGCCCTGGGAGGAAAGATCCCCTTCTACAGTACCTTTGCGGTCTTTGCCTCCGGGCGAGCCTACGATCAGATCCGCTGCTCCATCGCCATTCCCAGGGCGAATGTAAAGATCTGCGGTTCAAGCTGCGGCCTTTCGGATTTCGGGGACGGAAAAACCCATCAATCTATAGAAGATAGCAATGTGATCAAAACCCTCCCCAACATGATCGTTATCAATCCCCTGGATGCGGTGGAGGTTAAAAAGGTAATGAAGTTCCTCCTAAGTTATGAGGGACCGGCCTACATCAGGATCAATCGGAATGATCTTCCCGTATTTACGGCGGAGGAAGGGGAATTCGAACTTGGGAAGCTCCGCACCATAGTCGATGGTAATGATGCGCTTATCTTCGCCACCGGAGCCATGGTTTGGAAATCCGTAGAAGCCGCAGGGCTGTTGAAAAAGGACGGCATAAGCGCCCAGGTAGTAAACGTAAGCGCCGTCAAACCCCTCGTAAAGGAGGAGATCCTCAAGTACACCGCCGGGAAAAAGGCGATCATCACCGTGGAGGAAGCGGTAAAGATAGGCGGCCTTGGGGCGGGCATCGCGGCGGAGATCATCGGGGAGGTAAACCTTCCCTTTGAACAGGTAGGGATAAACGATACCTTCGGTACGTCCGCCCATGGTTACGATGAATTGCTGGAAAAATACGGGCTATCAACCAATCATATATATAATGCTGTTAAGAGGGCATTGAATAAATAATACGGAGGACAATATGACCATTGGATTTA
It encodes the following:
- a CDS encoding alpha/beta fold hydrolase, with product MAEQRPEIANSIQTGSFKTNYHDLGKGFPVTLLHGSGPGVTAWANWNKLFPLLKDDFRIIAPDMSGFGFTERVPGRVETMNGWVEQTIDLLDALKIEKTNLVGNSFGGALALSLAIKYPQRVNKLVLMGAMGVSFPITYGLDQVWGYEPSIEHMEELLEIFTYDHSFATKDLVKSRYESSIQPGFQESFHALFPEPRQKGVEAMAGNENFIRNIPHETLIVHGREDRVIPLDNSYKLLKLIDKAQLHVFGHCGHWTQIEHTQEFADLTRSFFKR
- a CDS encoding FadR/GntR family transcriptional regulator, whose translation is MHKQEPFMHEIPKIKAEPLRAQVYRKIKEQLMKGVWKEGEKLPSEHEFCALYGVSRVTIRTALQQLEILGLVETKHGGGTFVKNFSSIEKVDTFHPLLQLRQNQDLITILEYRKIIEKGSAGMAQERVSPEDIDSLEEIYAVMVGAVADLKAFSEADLAFHYRIAEITRNSIILKVYSLINDMLSVAMMDIVRLLGHRDGLTYHRALIDALKAGDKAKTEAIMEEHLDVTIQRIRESDGFDETAIWDKS
- a CDS encoding transketolase; protein product: MLKPEQKKELEKITLQLRRDLVEMIGIGVAGHLGGSSSLAETMAVLYFNKMNFSADRLKDPNRDRLVLSKGHAALIQYAALCEKGCFPREELKRVKKLDALLQGHPDLSIPGIEAVTGSLGQGLSISLGLALALRLNKSPARVYTIMGDGEQSEGQLWEASMAAANFKIDNLTAFLDWNSVQATGATKDIFNIPDLDKKWTSFGWHSINVDGHTVEAILNAIEEAETIKGKPTLIILKTIKGKGFSFAEGNPAYHNGILTEETYKQALKELDAIKAGL
- a CDS encoding transketolase family protein produces the protein MEKQSLRKAYGDALVELGKQNSDVVALEADLGKSTMSCLFKDAFPDRYFEMGIAEQNMASTSAGLALGGKIPFYSTFAVFASGRAYDQIRCSIAIPRANVKICGSSCGLSDFGDGKTHQSIEDSNVIKTLPNMIVINPLDAVEVKKVMKFLLSYEGPAYIRINRNDLPVFTAEEGEFELGKLRTIVDGNDALIFATGAMVWKSVEAAGLLKKDGISAQVVNVSAVKPLVKEEILKYTAGKKAIITVEEAVKIGGLGAGIAAEIIGEVNLPFEQVGINDTFGTSAHGYDELLEKYGLSTNHIYNAVKRALNK